The following are from one region of the Marinilabiliales bacterium genome:
- a CDS encoding DUF1593 domain-containing protein — protein MKITILFFALLMAFNTALTAQADRHRIIVLTDIENEPDDAQSLVRFLLYSNQWDTEGIIATTSCWMRDRTAAWRIYEILDAYEKVQPNLLKHESGYPEAGKLRAVVREGIPKFGMEGVGPGRDSDGSDWIISVIDQDDDRPIWVLAWGGVNTLAQALWKLSHTRPEREVEEIVSRLRVYAISDQDDSGPWIRRNYPGLFYIVSPGFHENNETAYHYATWIGISGERWYNFPSGADTSLVRNTWVRNNIQNKGPLGAEYPLIEFAMEGDTPSFLGLIDNGLNYPERPDYGGWGGRYELYTPPYKKWFHEPETRPIWTNTYDMVKVDGTTYLSAQATIWRWRTHFQNDFLARMNWTIMGYDEANHPPVPKLNHPNEITVRSNEVVTLDATPTTDPDGDNLTYNWYLYFEPGSYLLFTDYQSNRNHQLDIANSDSPVARFTAPRVDRPSDMHIILEVTDDGDPQLTRYQRVIVNILPE, from the coding sequence ATGAAGATCACAATTCTGTTCTTTGCCCTGCTGATGGCCTTTAACACAGCCCTGACGGCTCAGGCTGACAGGCACAGGATCATCGTGCTTACCGACATCGAGAATGAGCCTGACGACGCACAGTCGCTCGTTCGCTTCCTGCTCTACTCAAACCAGTGGGATACCGAAGGGATCATTGCTACAACATCCTGCTGGATGAGAGACCGCACTGCCGCCTGGAGGATCTATGAGATCCTTGACGCCTATGAAAAGGTGCAGCCAAACCTGCTGAAGCATGAGTCCGGCTACCCTGAAGCCGGCAAGCTCAGGGCGGTAGTAAGGGAGGGGATTCCCAAATTCGGAATGGAGGGTGTGGGTCCCGGCCGGGACAGCGATGGATCGGACTGGATCATCTCGGTAATTGACCAGGACGATGACCGCCCCATATGGGTGCTGGCATGGGGCGGAGTGAACACCCTGGCGCAGGCGCTCTGGAAGCTCAGCCATACGAGGCCCGAAAGGGAGGTGGAGGAGATCGTGAGCCGGCTCAGGGTATATGCCATATCCGACCAGGACGACTCGGGCCCGTGGATAAGGCGCAATTATCCCGGATTATTCTATATCGTCAGCCCCGGCTTCCATGAAAACAACGAGACGGCCTACCATTATGCCACGTGGATCGGTATTTCGGGCGAACGCTGGTACAACTTCCCCAGCGGCGCCGATACCTCCCTGGTACGAAATACATGGGTGAGAAATAATATACAGAACAAGGGTCCCCTGGGAGCTGAGTACCCCCTTATCGAATTTGCCATGGAGGGCGATACCCCCAGTTTCCTGGGCCTGATAGATAACGGGCTCAATTATCCGGAACGTCCCGATTACGGCGGATGGGGCGGAAGGTATGAGCTTTATACCCCGCCATACAAAAAGTGGTTCCATGAGCCTGAAACGCGTCCGATATGGACCAATACCTATGACATGGTCAAGGTTGACGGCACCACCTACCTGTCTGCCCAGGCAACCATATGGAGATGGCGCACCCACTTCCAGAACGATTTCCTGGCAAGGATGAACTGGACAATAATGGGCTATGATGAGGCGAACCATCCGCCGGTGCCAAAGCTGAACCATCCCAACGAGATAACCGTCAGGAGCAACGAGGTTGTGACGCTCGATGCAACTCCCACTACCGATCCCGACGGCGATAATCTTACCTATAATTGGTACCTTTACTTTGAGCCTGGTTCATACCTGTTGTTCACCGATTACCAGTCCAACCGGAATCACCAGCTCGATATAGCGAACAGCGACAGTCCGGTAGCAAGGTTCACAGCACCACGGGTTGACAGGCCTTCTGACATGCATATCATACTGGAGGTGACCGACGACGGCGACCCGCAGCTGACCCGCTACCAGAGGGTGATAGTGAATATTCTGCCGGAGTAG